From one Lycium ferocissimum isolate CSIRO_LF1 chromosome 7, AGI_CSIRO_Lferr_CH_V1, whole genome shotgun sequence genomic stretch:
- the LOC132064025 gene encoding enoyl-CoA delta isomerase 1, peroxisomal-like: MCTLEKRGNIFFLTLTGTDEHRLHPNLIDSIRAALRTVKSEATSSSSALITTAQGKFFSNGYDLKWALVDKARQQLMSKKLRSLVSDLINLPVPTIAAITGHASAAGFVFAMCHDYILMRKDRGFLYMSELDIGFPIPIWFSALLKCKVGSPVVWREVVLKATKLTGDMAVERGIVDSVYNGVEETVEAAVKLGEELVRRKWDGKVYAGCRKTLYVELLNKLGSDETVGDYGDDQANKTISKL, from the coding sequence ATGTGCACATTAGAGAAGAGAGGCAACATATTCTTCCTAACCTTAACTGGCACAGATGAACACCGTTTACACCCCAACCTCATCGACTCCATCCGAGCCGCTCTCCGCACCGTAAAATCTGAAGCTACTTCCTCTTCTTCCGCTCTGATTACCACAGCCCAAGGCAAATTCTTCTCCAATGGTTACGATCTTAAATGGGCCTTAGTCGACAAAGCCCGTCAACAACTCATGTCCAAGAAACTCCGTTCTCTCGTTTCCGACCTAATCAATTTGCCTGTCCCCACAATCGCTGCTATCACTGGACACGCGTCAGCTGCTGGGTTTGTATTTGCGATGTGCCATGATTATATCCTTATGCGTAAGGATCGAGGGTTTCTTTACATGAGTGAGCTTGATATTGGGTTTCCTATACCTATTTGGTTTTCGGCTTTGTTGAAGTGTAAAGTTGGGTCGCCTGTGGTTTGGCGTGAGGTGGTGTTGAAAGCAACTAAGTTGACTGGTGACATGGCAGTTGAAAGGGGTATTGTGGATTCGGTTTATAATGGAGTGGAAGAGACAGTGGAGGCAGCTGTGAAGCTAGGTGAAGAATTGGTGAGAAGAAAGTGGGATGGGAAAGTGTATGCTGGTTGTAGGAAAACACTGTATGTGGAGCTGTTAAATAAGCTTGGTTCTGATGAGACTGTGGGAGATTATGGGGACGACCAGGCAAATAAGACTATCTCCAAGCTGTGA
- the LOC132064027 gene encoding uncharacterized protein LOC132064027 isoform X2, protein MGKEDDNPSTPLASKPNSNPSSNKDQSPASESCSSLPQHCNGNANNNNNSTLVRNPQSPEEFILSVASKIASQALQYSDPDVWGVLTAISDKARKRLQGMNMLLTSEEHRIGRLVDDARFQILSPAVSAHHCKIYRKKVISEDVECSANSCTAVFLKDTSTNGTYLNWEKLNKSSPEARLRHGDIISIAFAPQHELSYAFVFREVLVSVSSADAAVLKRKADEFGSESKRLKGIGIGTSEGPISLDDFRSLQRSNTELRKQLESHVATIDSLRNENRAGLDRREMEMKELRESVSTSYLEQLKDLQQSLETKGKELVESNRICTEQTHALEDLNERLSASEQSCVEANEIISSQKASISELKALLDEEREQRKEEREKAALDLKTSIQRVQAEAQEEMKRLSESAIRREKEQQEIINKLQDSEKERCSLVETLRSKLEDARQKLVISDNKVRQLEAQIREEQLSSTSRKKRIEELEHERKMLKEELESEKAAREEAWAKVSALELEISAAMRDLDFERRRLKGARERIMLRETQLRAFYSTTEEISVLFAKQQEQLKAMQRTLEDEENTSVDIDLNPYDGNVNGSLARERVGDGSHNVAKAGCSTSNTRRVRELFELSSDEASATEKHDCNNRSEGGQDTQEVEFAGAECTVKGGFGSEVDGVETAPLEGDAVGTELVPESDTAGVAANMEGDLVGTEHVQETESLGINGERNIDLNFCALAGNTMQLDDGTTGKEAQEQNPAIAHESMPPSPANNLADGENVIEDTEAEGTIRTADLLASEVAGSWACSTAPSVHGENDTPMSKDNDACPAALHDSGAQVGESQCATSTSKASSRWDHDRKALSEMIGIVAPDLKEQFSHAVGSDCDQGGNEGDASDSATESCTDDEDNIMNTEATSDAEAVDSEKVNEDVMDEDDEATQEDSVG, encoded by the exons ATGGGGAAAGAAGACGATAATCCGTCAACTCCATTGGCTTCAAAACCAAACTCAAACCCTAGTAGTAATAAAGACCAGTCTCCAGCCTCAGAGTCATGTTCTTCACTTCCACAACACTGTAACGGCAATgctaataacaacaacaattctaCATTGGTGAGAAATCCGCAAAGCCCTGAAGAATTTATACTATCAGTGGCTTCAAAAATAGCGTCTCAGGCATTGCAGTACTCTGATCCTGATGTTTGGGGCGTCTTAACTGCTATTTCCGATAAAGCCCGCAAGCGTCTTCAG GGAATGAACATGCTTCTCACATCTGAAGAACACCGCATTGGTCGGTTGGTAGATGATGCCCGTTTCCAGATTTTGTCTCCTGCTGTTAGTGCTCATCATTGCAAGATCTACAGGAAGAAGGTTATCAGCGAAGATGTGGAGTGTTCCGCCAACAGTTGCACTGCAGTCTTTCTGAAAGATACAAG CACAAATGGGACATATCTAAATTGGGAAAAGTTGAACAAAAGTAGCCCAGAAGCCAGATTACGTCATGGTGACATTATCTCAATTGCGTTTGCTCCACAACACG AACTTTCGTATGCCTTTGTGTTCCGAGAAGTTCTCGTATCTGTTTCTTCAGCTGATGCAGCTGTTCTAAAAAGAAAAGCAG ATGAGTTCGGTTCAGAAAGCAAGAGACTCAAGGGAATTGGAATTGGCACTTCTGAAGGTCCCATTTCTCTGGATGACTTCCGTAGCCTGCAGCGGTCAAACACG GAACTGCGGAAGCAACTGGAAAGTCATGTTGCAACTATCGATTCCTTGCGCAATGAGAATCGTGCTGGTTTGGACCGTCGTGAGATG GAAATGAAAGAATTGAGGGAATCTGTTTCTACTTCATACCTTGAACAACTCAAAGATTTGCAGCAGTCTTTGGAAACCAAAGGAAAAGAGTTAGTTGAATCAAATAGAATATGTACAGAGCAGACTCATGCTTTGGAAGACCTTAATGAAAGACTTAGCGCATCTGAGCAATCATGTGTCGAAGCCAATGAAATAATAAGCAG CCAGAAAGCATCAATTTCGGAACTGAAAGCTTTGCTAGATGAGGAGCGTGAACAGAGGAAAGAAGAACGTGAAAAGGCTGCTTTGGATCTGAAAACCTCTATACAGAGAGTGCAGGCTGAAGCCCAGGAGGAAATGAAACGGCTCTCAGAATCTGCTATTAGACGAGAAAAAGAACAGCAAGAAATTATTAATAAGCTTCAG GACTCAGAGAAGGAAAGATGTTCGCTGGTGGAAACCTTGAGATCTAAGTTG GAAGACGCCAGGCAGAAATTGGTTATTTCTGATAACAAAGTTCGTCAGCTTGAAGCTCAAATTCGTGAGGAGCAATTATCTTCTACCAGTCGGAAAAAA AGAATAGAGGAACTTGAGCATGAGAGGAAAATGTTGAAGGAAGAGCTTGAGAGTGAAAAG GCAGCTCGGGAAGAGGCGTGGGCCAAGGTTTCTGCCCTTGAACTAGAGATCAGTGCCGCAATGCGTGATCTTGATTTTGAGAGGCGCAGACTGAAAGGTGCTAGAGAAAGAATTATGCTACG AGAAACACAACTTCGGGCTTTCTATTCCACTACCGAGGAAATCTCAGTTTTGTTTGCAAAGCAACAGGAGCAATTAAAGGCAATGCAAAGGACATTAGAGGATGAAGAGAACACCTCTGTGGATATTGACCTTAATCCATACGATGGGAATGTGAATGGATCCCTAGCAAGAGAGAGAGTAGGCGATGGAAGCCACAATGttgctaaggcgggctgcagtACTTCCAACACGAGGCGCGTCAGGGAATTATTTGAGTTATCAAGTGATGAGGCAAGTGCCACAGAGAAGCATGATTGCAATAACAGAAGTGAAGGAGGGCAAGACACACAAGAGGTGGAATTTGCTGGTGCTGAATGTACAGTGAAGGGTGGATTTGGCTCTGAAGTCGATGGCGTTGAGACAGCACCCTTGGAGGGAGATGCTGTGGGAACTGAGCTAGTACCCGAAAGTGATACTGCTGGTGTAGCAGCCAATATGGAGGGTGACCTAGTTGGAACAGAACACGTGCAAGAGACTGAGAGCTTGGGAATCAATGGTGAAAGGAATATAGATTTAAACTTCTGTGCTTTAGCTGGGAACACAATGCAGCTGGATGATGGAACTACTGGGAAAGAAGCTCAGGAGCAGAACCCTGCAATTGCTCATGAGAGTATGCCTCCTTCCCCAGCAAATAATCTCGCTGATGGTGAAAATGTGATTGAAGATACTGAAGCTGAGGGAACCATTAGGACAGCTGATCTTTTAGCCTCAGAGGTTGCTGGCAGCTGGGCGTGCAGTACCGCTCCTTCTGTCCATGGTGAGAATGATACTCCTATGAGTAAAGACAACGATGCATGCCCTGCAGCTTTACACGATTCAGGCGCTCAAGTGGGTGAAAGTCAATGTGCTACATCTACTTCCAAAGCTTCTTCTAGATGGGATCATGATCGTAAAGCACTAAGTGAGATGATTGGAATTGTTGCTCCTGATTTGAAGGAGCAATTCAGTCATGCAGTTGGTAGTGACTGTGATCAAGGAGGAAATGAGGGAGACGCTTCTGATTCTGCTACAGAAAGTTGCACCGATGATGAGGATAACATAATGAATACTGAAGCTACATCTGATGCAGAGGCAGTTGACAGTGAGAAAGTGAATGAGGATGTGATGGACGAAGATGATGAAGCCACCCAAGAAGATTCTGTTGGATAG
- the LOC132064027 gene encoding uncharacterized protein LOC132064027 isoform X1, whose translation MGKEDDNPSTPLASKPNSNPSSNKDQSPASESCSSLPQHCNGNANNNNNSTLVRNPQSPEEFILSVASKIASQALQYSDPDVWGVLTAISDKARKRLQGMNMLLTSEEHRIGRLVDDARFQILSPAVSAHHCKIYRKKVISEDVECSANSCTAVFLKDTSTNGTYLNWEKLNKSSPEARLRHGDIISIAFAPQHELSYAFVFREVLVSVSSADAAVLKRKADEFGSESKRLKGIGIGTSEGPISLDDFRSLQRSNTELRKQLESHVATIDSLRNENRAGLDRREMEMKELRESVSTSYLEQLKDLQQSLETKGKELVESNRICTEQTHALEDLNERLSASEQSCVEANEIISSQKASISELKALLDEEREQRKEEREKAALDLKTSIQRVQAEAQEEMKRLSESAIRREKEQQEIINKLQDSEKERCSLVETLRSKLEDARQKLVISDNKVRQLEAQIREEQLSSTSRKKRIEELEHERKMLKEELESEKQAAREEAWAKVSALELEISAAMRDLDFERRRLKGARERIMLRETQLRAFYSTTEEISVLFAKQQEQLKAMQRTLEDEENTSVDIDLNPYDGNVNGSLARERVGDGSHNVAKAGCSTSNTRRVRELFELSSDEASATEKHDCNNRSEGGQDTQEVEFAGAECTVKGGFGSEVDGVETAPLEGDAVGTELVPESDTAGVAANMEGDLVGTEHVQETESLGINGERNIDLNFCALAGNTMQLDDGTTGKEAQEQNPAIAHESMPPSPANNLADGENVIEDTEAEGTIRTADLLASEVAGSWACSTAPSVHGENDTPMSKDNDACPAALHDSGAQVGESQCATSTSKASSRWDHDRKALSEMIGIVAPDLKEQFSHAVGSDCDQGGNEGDASDSATESCTDDEDNIMNTEATSDAEAVDSEKVNEDVMDEDDEATQEDSVG comes from the exons ATGGGGAAAGAAGACGATAATCCGTCAACTCCATTGGCTTCAAAACCAAACTCAAACCCTAGTAGTAATAAAGACCAGTCTCCAGCCTCAGAGTCATGTTCTTCACTTCCACAACACTGTAACGGCAATgctaataacaacaacaattctaCATTGGTGAGAAATCCGCAAAGCCCTGAAGAATTTATACTATCAGTGGCTTCAAAAATAGCGTCTCAGGCATTGCAGTACTCTGATCCTGATGTTTGGGGCGTCTTAACTGCTATTTCCGATAAAGCCCGCAAGCGTCTTCAG GGAATGAACATGCTTCTCACATCTGAAGAACACCGCATTGGTCGGTTGGTAGATGATGCCCGTTTCCAGATTTTGTCTCCTGCTGTTAGTGCTCATCATTGCAAGATCTACAGGAAGAAGGTTATCAGCGAAGATGTGGAGTGTTCCGCCAACAGTTGCACTGCAGTCTTTCTGAAAGATACAAG CACAAATGGGACATATCTAAATTGGGAAAAGTTGAACAAAAGTAGCCCAGAAGCCAGATTACGTCATGGTGACATTATCTCAATTGCGTTTGCTCCACAACACG AACTTTCGTATGCCTTTGTGTTCCGAGAAGTTCTCGTATCTGTTTCTTCAGCTGATGCAGCTGTTCTAAAAAGAAAAGCAG ATGAGTTCGGTTCAGAAAGCAAGAGACTCAAGGGAATTGGAATTGGCACTTCTGAAGGTCCCATTTCTCTGGATGACTTCCGTAGCCTGCAGCGGTCAAACACG GAACTGCGGAAGCAACTGGAAAGTCATGTTGCAACTATCGATTCCTTGCGCAATGAGAATCGTGCTGGTTTGGACCGTCGTGAGATG GAAATGAAAGAATTGAGGGAATCTGTTTCTACTTCATACCTTGAACAACTCAAAGATTTGCAGCAGTCTTTGGAAACCAAAGGAAAAGAGTTAGTTGAATCAAATAGAATATGTACAGAGCAGACTCATGCTTTGGAAGACCTTAATGAAAGACTTAGCGCATCTGAGCAATCATGTGTCGAAGCCAATGAAATAATAAGCAG CCAGAAAGCATCAATTTCGGAACTGAAAGCTTTGCTAGATGAGGAGCGTGAACAGAGGAAAGAAGAACGTGAAAAGGCTGCTTTGGATCTGAAAACCTCTATACAGAGAGTGCAGGCTGAAGCCCAGGAGGAAATGAAACGGCTCTCAGAATCTGCTATTAGACGAGAAAAAGAACAGCAAGAAATTATTAATAAGCTTCAG GACTCAGAGAAGGAAAGATGTTCGCTGGTGGAAACCTTGAGATCTAAGTTG GAAGACGCCAGGCAGAAATTGGTTATTTCTGATAACAAAGTTCGTCAGCTTGAAGCTCAAATTCGTGAGGAGCAATTATCTTCTACCAGTCGGAAAAAA AGAATAGAGGAACTTGAGCATGAGAGGAAAATGTTGAAGGAAGAGCTTGAGAGTGAAAAG CAGGCAGCTCGGGAAGAGGCGTGGGCCAAGGTTTCTGCCCTTGAACTAGAGATCAGTGCCGCAATGCGTGATCTTGATTTTGAGAGGCGCAGACTGAAAGGTGCTAGAGAAAGAATTATGCTACG AGAAACACAACTTCGGGCTTTCTATTCCACTACCGAGGAAATCTCAGTTTTGTTTGCAAAGCAACAGGAGCAATTAAAGGCAATGCAAAGGACATTAGAGGATGAAGAGAACACCTCTGTGGATATTGACCTTAATCCATACGATGGGAATGTGAATGGATCCCTAGCAAGAGAGAGAGTAGGCGATGGAAGCCACAATGttgctaaggcgggctgcagtACTTCCAACACGAGGCGCGTCAGGGAATTATTTGAGTTATCAAGTGATGAGGCAAGTGCCACAGAGAAGCATGATTGCAATAACAGAAGTGAAGGAGGGCAAGACACACAAGAGGTGGAATTTGCTGGTGCTGAATGTACAGTGAAGGGTGGATTTGGCTCTGAAGTCGATGGCGTTGAGACAGCACCCTTGGAGGGAGATGCTGTGGGAACTGAGCTAGTACCCGAAAGTGATACTGCTGGTGTAGCAGCCAATATGGAGGGTGACCTAGTTGGAACAGAACACGTGCAAGAGACTGAGAGCTTGGGAATCAATGGTGAAAGGAATATAGATTTAAACTTCTGTGCTTTAGCTGGGAACACAATGCAGCTGGATGATGGAACTACTGGGAAAGAAGCTCAGGAGCAGAACCCTGCAATTGCTCATGAGAGTATGCCTCCTTCCCCAGCAAATAATCTCGCTGATGGTGAAAATGTGATTGAAGATACTGAAGCTGAGGGAACCATTAGGACAGCTGATCTTTTAGCCTCAGAGGTTGCTGGCAGCTGGGCGTGCAGTACCGCTCCTTCTGTCCATGGTGAGAATGATACTCCTATGAGTAAAGACAACGATGCATGCCCTGCAGCTTTACACGATTCAGGCGCTCAAGTGGGTGAAAGTCAATGTGCTACATCTACTTCCAAAGCTTCTTCTAGATGGGATCATGATCGTAAAGCACTAAGTGAGATGATTGGAATTGTTGCTCCTGATTTGAAGGAGCAATTCAGTCATGCAGTTGGTAGTGACTGTGATCAAGGAGGAAATGAGGGAGACGCTTCTGATTCTGCTACAGAAAGTTGCACCGATGATGAGGATAACATAATGAATACTGAAGCTACATCTGATGCAGAGGCAGTTGACAGTGAGAAAGTGAATGAGGATGTGATGGACGAAGATGATGAAGCCACCCAAGAAGATTCTGTTGGATAG
- the LOC132064026 gene encoding uncharacterized protein LOC132064026, with translation MEMEPPPSTTTRHRRHQQIPDEKRHRSIFDLPPNLFDSCRLLQSPSASPLENLSVKTLTLDDANIDDESKNEIENTESSSNRNDVKQRLSCNTCKAEFDSLQDQRSHFKSDIHRLNIKLSISGRDIIKEEDFDEMTSDSLCKDYDLSSISGSDDEDHKESGQSNDMQRRIVGDIKNKIYLKLHNAEILSLWKGLLLNESQSILFEKKKTLAADDIRNRIYLTENEVIEKLKYLIHEPRDNTRLRIVLLARGGHFAGCVFDGTTVVAHKTFHRYVIRAKAGKKQSSKDASGKMAHSAGASIRRHNELALKKEIQDLLTAWKPYFAVSSCIFICAPSDNRQLFFDGDRPYFDCQLNAIRNIPLTVRRPTYKEARRIYGLLTQVSFEVNEEIAPNCEEVSASGLSSKCDMSMEVLKENLETKEITKECSIVMPSPNAIISSESESDNDTVGTSTPLHEAAKCGDCEKVFELLEQGMDPCLKDERGKTPYMLASEKEVRNTFRRFMASNLDKWDWHAAKVPSALTKEMEETQAAKQAEKDAKKKARAKELKKLRKARQKKAEAEAAQVQTAPSKSERGTGASALKGKSQSTLSAKISKEEELNRAHDAEREKRAAAAERRLAAAAALKAQGTGSVSAPGGSGTDILCSCCNGSLAGKVPFHRYNYKYCSSACMHVHKEVLEDG, from the exons ATGGAGATGGAACCTCCTCCTTCCACCACCACCCGCCACCGCCGCCATCAACAAATTCCGGACGAAAAACGACACCGTTCAATCTTCGACTTACCACCAAACTTGTTTGATTCGTGCCGCCTCCTCCAATCTCCGTCAGCATCTCCACTCGAAAACCTCTCAGTCAAAACCCTAACCCTAGACGATGCAAACATTGATGACGAAtccaaaaatgaaatagagaACACGGAGAGTTCGAGTAATCGGAATGATGTGAAACAAAGGTTGTCTTGTAATACTTGTAAGGCCGAGTTTGACTCTCTCCAGGATCAGCGTTCTCACTTCAAATCCGATATTCATCGACTAAAT ATAAAGCTTAGCATTTCTGGGAGAGACATCATAAAGGAGGAAGACTTTGATGAGATGACCTCTGATTCCCTATGTAAGGATTATGATTTATCAAGTATTTCTGGATCAGATGATGAAGATCACAAAGAATCTGGTCAGTCCAATGATATGCAGCGAAGAATAGTTGGAGatataaagaataaaatatatttaaaattgcATAATGCGGAGATCCTTTCATTGTGGAAGGGTTTACTCCTGAATGAGTCACAGAGCATTTTGTTTGAGAAAAAGAAGACGCTTGCTGCAGATGATATCAGGAACAGGATTTATTTGACAGAAAATGAAgtgattgagaagttgaagtATTTGATCCATGAACCAAGGGATAATACCCGTTTGAGGATCGTGTTGCTTGCAAGAGGTGGGCATTTTGCAGGCTGTGTTTTTGATGGTACCACAGTTGTGGCACATAAGACATTCCACAG ATATGTTATACGGGCTAAGGCTGGTAAGAAACAATCATCAAAAGATGCAAGTGGCAAGATGGCGCACTCTGCTGGAGCATCAATTCGTCGGCATAATGAACTTGCTCTTAAAAAG GAAATCCAAGATTTGCTCACTGCATGGAAGCCTTACTTTGCTGTTTCGTCCTGTATCTTCATATGTGCTCCCTCTGACAACCGGCAACTGTTTTTTGACGGAGATCGACCATATTTTGATTGTCAGCTTAATGCTATTAGAAATATTCCTTTGACTGTTCGAAGACCTACCTATAAAGAAGCTAGACGGATATATGGCTTATTGACTCAAGTATCCTTCGAAGTAAATGAGGAAATTGCACCGAATTGTGAAGAGGTAAGTGCAAGTGGTTTGAGCAGCAAGTGTGATATGTCCATGGaggttttgaaggaaaattTGGAGACTAAGGAAATTACCAAAGAATGTTCTATTGTTATGCCATCTCCCAATGCGATCATATCAAGTGAGAGTGAGAGTGATAATGACACCGTTGGTACATCCACTCCTTTACATGAAGCAGCAAAGTGTGGGGATTGTGAAAAGGTTTTTGAACTTCTAGAACAGGGTATGGATCCTTGTCTCAAGGACGAGAGAGGAAAAACTCCATATATGCTTGCAAGTGAAAAAGAAGTGAGAAACACTTTTAGGCGCTTCATGGCATCAAACCTTGACAAGTGGGATTGGCATGCTGCTAAGGTTCCTAGCGCATTGACTAAAGAAATGGAGGAAACACAAGCTGCCAAACAG GCTGAAAAAGACGCAAAGAAGAAAGCTAGGGCAAAAGAGTTGAAGAAATTGCGGAAAGCAAGGCAAAAAAAGGCTGAG GCTGAGGCTGCTCAAGTCCAGACTGCTCCATCTAAATCTGAGAGAGGAACGGGTGCTTCAGCTCTTAAAGGAAAATCTCAGTCTACTCTTTCAGCAAAAATATCTAAAGAG GAGGAACTGAATAGGGCTCATGATGctgaaagggaaaaaagagcAGCTGCGGCTGAGAGAAGATTAGCTGCTGCCGCAGCCCTCAAAGCTCAAGGTACCGGCTCAGTTTCCGCTCCGGGTGGCTCAGGAACTGACATTCTATGTTCTTGCTGTAACGGGTCATTGGCTGGCAAGGTTCCCTTTCACAGATATAATTACAAGTATTGCAGCAGTGCATGCATGCACGTGCATAAAGAGGTCCTTGAGGACGGATAA
- the LOC132064029 gene encoding protein LITTLE ZIPPER 2-like, translating into MCHEAPDLESLQPSCYTNLNRPHTSKTTKMHMLRLRRNGERLSNEAKERAKLRKLKKIMKMKNLKLYKENKTIIEENERLRKKALLLHQENKALCSQIIQQVSKL; encoded by the exons ATGTGCCATGAAGCACCAGATTTAGAGTCACTTCAGCCCTCATGCTACACTAATCTCAACAGGCCACATACATCTAAAACAACCAAGATGCATATGCTCAGGCTAAGAAG GAACGGTGAGAGATTGTCAAACGAAGCAAAAGAAAGGGCAAAGCtgaggaagttgaagaaaataatgaagatgaagaaCTTGAAGCTCTACAAAGAGAACAAAACCATTATTGAAGAGAATGAAAGGCTGCGCAAGAaggctcttcttcttcatcaagaaaacaaagcCTTGTGCTCTCAGATTATtcaacaagtttcaaaactctAA